In Pseudofrankia saprophytica, one genomic interval encodes:
- the add gene encoding adenosine deaminase has protein sequence MDRTVTAGAAGTEPLDLATALDLLPKVELHCHIEGTMRPGTVLDLAHQHGLALPTENLDELYSYSSLNEFLSIFWLVQSTLGGRDDWARLGYESVVDAAAHGRVYAEMFFTPARHLDSGQRLADIVAGLADGIAAAEAETGARAMLIADIDRAFGPAPGLQMVTELGELRRSGAPGIERVLGVGMDSTELGVDPKSFVKAYRAAAGAGFRLTGHQGENSPPSAIAEVIDVLGAERVDHGLSLVDDPELVRRFAAERIPLTVCPNSNIRIANAFPALAEHPYPTMRAAGLLATLNTDDPAMTDLDLGYEYASVAEAFDYTFDDMVTIALDGVEATWLDADAKRALRDRVTRAAEDLRSRLAE, from the coding sequence ATGGATCGGACCGTGACGGCGGGCGCGGCGGGTACGGAACCGCTCGACCTGGCCACCGCGCTCGACCTGCTGCCGAAGGTCGAGCTGCACTGCCACATCGAGGGCACGATGCGGCCGGGAACGGTTCTCGACCTGGCCCACCAGCACGGGCTGGCGCTGCCAACGGAGAACCTCGATGAGCTGTACTCCTACAGCTCACTGAACGAGTTCCTGTCGATCTTCTGGCTGGTGCAGTCGACGCTGGGCGGACGCGACGACTGGGCCCGACTCGGCTACGAAAGTGTGGTCGACGCCGCCGCGCACGGCCGGGTCTACGCGGAGATGTTCTTCACCCCTGCCCGGCACCTCGACTCCGGGCAGCGCCTCGCCGACATCGTCGCCGGCCTCGCCGACGGGATCGCGGCGGCCGAGGCGGAGACCGGGGCGCGGGCGATGCTCATCGCCGACATCGACCGGGCGTTCGGCCCGGCACCCGGGCTCCAGATGGTGACCGAACTGGGCGAACTACGCCGTTCGGGCGCCCCGGGTATCGAGCGGGTTCTCGGCGTCGGAATGGACTCCACCGAGCTGGGGGTCGATCCGAAGTCGTTCGTGAAGGCGTACCGGGCGGCGGCCGGCGCCGGCTTCCGGCTGACCGGGCACCAGGGCGAGAACTCGCCGCCGTCGGCGATCGCCGAGGTCATCGACGTCCTGGGCGCCGAACGCGTGGACCACGGGCTCTCACTGGTGGACGACCCGGAGCTGGTGCGCCGCTTCGCCGCCGAGCGCATCCCGCTCACCGTCTGCCCGAACTCCAACATCCGCATCGCCAACGCGTTCCCCGCGCTGGCCGAGCACCCCTACCCGACGATGCGCGCCGCCGGCCTGCTGGCGACGCTCAACACCGACGACCCGGCGATGACCGACCTCGACCTCGGCTACGAATACGCCTCCGTCGCCGAGGCCTTCGACTACACCTTCGACGACATGGTCACCATCGCCCTCGACGGCGTCGAGGCCACCTGGCTCGACGCGGACGCCAAGCGCGCGCTGCGCGACCGCGTTACGCGGGCCGCCGAGGACCTACGTTCCCGACTGGCTGAGTAG
- a CDS encoding helix-turn-helix domain-containing protein: MARRLKALRTAGPRQLTQSSLARFLHVGESTVSSYETGQAAPGDETLRIYATFFATSRSQSNGQLRVLNEDELSGPEREERDSLLGELLRLRDGASSSRAQGRRGTWDFTDDTPVRLVCGKIPAGDVSSLAEPTNPNFTKLLTYADLDAMVELFGHIRAENPSTDVRFMQPDDMSDADLSYHVVVLGGLGWNQTTGSFLALLDDLPVQQVDSDDFPDGEFFTVKIDDGEPRRYVPQKSRNAAFGLVEDVGFFARYPNPYNSATTLTICNGVHSRGVLGAVRLLTNPSLSGRNEEYLATRFQDALKYVVLFRVPINNGKTVTPEIGNPRNRLFEWSDLG, translated from the coding sequence TTGGCACGCCGCCTGAAGGCCCTGCGGACCGCAGGGCCACGCCAGCTGACGCAGTCGAGCCTGGCCAGGTTTCTGCATGTCGGCGAGTCGACGGTATCCAGCTACGAGACCGGCCAGGCCGCCCCCGGAGACGAGACGCTCCGGATCTACGCCACGTTCTTCGCGACCTCTCGATCCCAGTCCAACGGGCAGCTGCGCGTCCTGAACGAGGACGAGCTCTCCGGACCGGAGCGCGAGGAGCGGGACTCCCTCCTCGGCGAACTCCTGCGGCTTCGGGATGGCGCCTCGTCGAGCCGCGCGCAGGGGCGACGAGGCACCTGGGATTTCACGGACGACACCCCGGTCCGACTCGTCTGCGGCAAGATCCCCGCGGGGGACGTCTCCAGCCTTGCCGAGCCGACGAACCCCAATTTCACGAAGCTGCTCACCTACGCGGACCTCGACGCGATGGTGGAGCTCTTCGGCCACATCCGCGCCGAGAACCCGTCGACCGACGTCCGCTTCATGCAGCCCGACGACATGTCGGACGCCGACCTCTCGTATCATGTAGTCGTCCTCGGCGGCCTCGGCTGGAACCAGACGACCGGATCCTTCCTGGCGCTTCTCGACGACCTACCCGTTCAGCAGGTCGACAGCGATGATTTCCCAGACGGCGAGTTCTTCACCGTCAAGATCGACGACGGAGAGCCGCGGCGTTACGTTCCACAGAAATCCAGGAACGCGGCCTTCGGCCTCGTGGAGGACGTGGGTTTCTTCGCTCGCTACCCAAACCCCTACAACTCGGCGACGACCTTGACCATCTGCAACGGCGTACATTCACGCGGCGTCCTCGGAGCCGTTCGGCTTCTTACCAATCCATCGCTGAGCGGTCGCAACGAGGAGTACCTCGCCACGCGCTTTCAGGACGCACTCAAGTACGTCGTTCTCTTCCGCGTCCCGATTAATAACGGAAAGACGGTGACACCCGAGATAGGCAACCCAAGGAACCGGCTCTTCGAGTGGTCTGACTTAGGGTGA
- a CDS encoding glycosyltransferase, producing the protein MTGPRQSGGSRFALSLGHGHSLGHGERHTGPDHRAPETGQGSRETLGSRGRQRVRDAIAGSRAATTGASVRQFPDHLEFLKVYQPDTDSAPDLLDAVIVPTVRPARFLDEAATMASGCSRRLIVLCSREARASEVLERLSGAKIDVVAIDIPPGYWHETFDFSTAAEVFMRLSPVPVPRDLSLKRNLGLLMARLAGWKKVVFMDDDIYGIEPGGLLRASAALDSNPISCFLVEAGDAVHDRLPTEDNSAVCHALRLAGRKQNVYASGSALGVNCFEDLSFFPNIYNEDWFFMLRETERAAITRVGFVKQREYNPYIAARARYEEFGDVLAEGLLAHLHLGISKQPDVRYWQQFLEARRVLLREIRAGLQKSESQYAASATKAIKASQRQLRLVTPDACVEYLKNFERDRRAWGRRLDALPPPTLDLEQALSDLHLR; encoded by the coding sequence GTGACCGGCCCGCGACAATCAGGCGGGAGCCGGTTTGCCCTTTCGCTGGGCCATGGTCATTCGCTGGGCCATGGTGAGCGGCACACTGGGCCGGACCACCGCGCCCCGGAGACGGGTCAGGGATCTCGCGAGACCCTCGGGTCGCGTGGACGGCAGAGGGTTCGGGACGCGATCGCAGGCAGCCGCGCCGCCACGACGGGTGCCAGCGTCCGCCAGTTTCCGGACCATCTCGAGTTCCTCAAGGTCTACCAGCCGGACACCGACAGCGCGCCGGACCTACTGGACGCAGTGATCGTCCCGACCGTGAGGCCGGCACGCTTCCTCGACGAGGCGGCCACGATGGCATCCGGCTGCAGCCGGCGTCTGATCGTCCTGTGCAGCAGGGAGGCACGGGCCAGCGAGGTACTGGAGCGTCTCAGCGGCGCCAAGATCGACGTTGTCGCCATCGACATCCCGCCCGGTTACTGGCATGAGACGTTCGATTTCTCGACCGCGGCGGAGGTCTTCATGCGGCTTTCACCGGTGCCGGTACCGCGCGATCTCAGCCTCAAGCGAAATCTCGGGCTTCTCATGGCCCGCCTCGCCGGCTGGAAGAAGGTCGTCTTCATGGACGACGACATCTACGGTATCGAGCCGGGCGGTCTCCTCCGTGCCAGCGCCGCCTTGGACTCGAATCCGATATCCTGTTTCCTCGTCGAGGCCGGCGACGCGGTACACGACCGCCTGCCGACCGAGGACAACTCGGCCGTCTGCCATGCGCTGCGTCTCGCCGGCCGCAAGCAGAACGTCTATGCGAGCGGCTCCGCACTCGGCGTGAACTGTTTCGAGGATCTTTCTTTCTTTCCCAACATCTACAACGAGGACTGGTTCTTCATGCTGCGCGAGACCGAGCGCGCCGCCATCACGCGCGTCGGCTTCGTCAAACAGCGAGAATACAACCCCTACATCGCCGCCCGCGCCCGTTACGAAGAATTCGGCGACGTGCTCGCCGAAGGGCTTCTCGCACACCTGCACCTGGGGATATCGAAACAGCCGGACGTTCGGTACTGGCAACAGTTCCTCGAGGCCAGGCGCGTTCTCCTCCGCGAGATACGCGCGGGTCTTCAGAAGAGCGAGAGCCAATACGCCGCGTCGGCCACGAAGGCGATCAAAGCTTCGCAGAGACAGTTGAGGCTGGTCACCCCGGACGCCTGTGTCGAATATCTCAAGAACTTCGAGAGGGACCGACGCGCCTGGGGACGGCGGCTGGACGCCCTGCCACCGCCCACCCTCGATCTGGAGCAGGCGCTCAGCGACCTGCATCTGCGCTAG
- a CDS encoding GNAT family N-acetyltransferase, translating to MGTEQSDGGAVGLVVDVPTGPVQQTRPPLDCGRPGGDLASMWSVQTLKKDDWSLLKDVRIRSLDTAADVLAGDLATFLDFQAHRWRDQIRHREWFVVREAGRPIAVAALNKSALTDPGECAVIQQPHAHIESMWVEPHLRRSGIASKLVIAAIEEVEKEVNKSRLIGLWVFENNRNAADAFGSMGFKRSGQYCQEYLGESEQERQRPPRREYHMHLDLGGQGVASLRKRSRKT from the coding sequence ATGGGTACAGAGCAGAGCGACGGGGGCGCCGTGGGGCTCGTTGTGGATGTACCGACCGGTCCGGTGCAGCAGACGCGCCCACCGCTCGACTGCGGCCGGCCGGGCGGTGACCTGGCGAGCATGTGGTCCGTCCAGACCCTGAAGAAGGACGACTGGTCCCTGCTCAAGGACGTGCGCATCCGGTCCCTCGACACCGCAGCCGACGTCCTGGCCGGTGACCTGGCGACGTTTCTGGACTTTCAGGCGCATCGGTGGCGGGACCAGATCCGCCACCGCGAGTGGTTCGTCGTTCGCGAGGCGGGTCGGCCGATCGCGGTCGCCGCACTCAACAAGAGCGCTCTCACCGATCCAGGTGAGTGCGCTGTGATTCAACAGCCACATGCCCACATCGAGTCGATGTGGGTGGAGCCGCACCTCCGCAGGAGCGGCATCGCGAGCAAGCTCGTGATAGCAGCCATAGAAGAAGTGGAAAAAGAGGTCAATAAAAGCCGGCTCATTGGCCTCTGGGTTTTCGAAAATAACAGAAACGCCGCCGATGCCTTCGGGTCCATGGGCTTTAAGCGCAGCGGCCAGTATTGCCAGGAGTACCTCGGCGAATCAGAACAGGAACGCCAACGCCCGCCACGTCGCGAATATCACATGCATCTGGACCTCGGTGGACAGGGCGTCGCGAGTCTTCGGAAACGCAGCAGGAAGACCTGA
- a CDS encoding DUF6986 family protein, with protein sequence MPTLSEHLLGRLTAALAPVDAALAARHPGDPGTRQPVHTCYVSAERLHPDVVLEWGENAREALAEHAPSPADLAEATGLGGIGLGGAGLGGAGGAAGRAGEADPALAERVYAHVLRTLSMEPIQDLRVDLEDGYGIRPDDVEDEHAIAAAEALRLASAAGALPDSYGLRPKSLDPAVRDRGLRSLDLFLTALAGDDGGPPGLVITLPKVSAPEQVGVFLAVLDELVPRIDLRPPAIELQIETPAAVLALPALVDAGLGRVTGLHVGTYDYSAALGIAAENQASDHPAVEYATTLMQLVTAGTGIRVADGSSNLLPVGSTDAVWAAWRRHAGLVSRAWRRGLYQGWDLHPAQLVSRHAAVAANLLAGLPTALARLAAYAEARFAGAVADEPATARALAGHVLRALDAGLLDEAGLAAADLDRAVVMKLGGRRS encoded by the coding sequence CGGCCGGCTGACCGCCGCACTGGCGCCGGTGGACGCGGCGCTCGCGGCGCGCCACCCCGGCGATCCCGGCACGCGCCAGCCGGTGCACACCTGCTACGTGTCGGCCGAGCGGCTTCACCCCGACGTCGTGCTCGAATGGGGAGAAAACGCTCGCGAGGCGCTCGCGGAGCACGCGCCCTCGCCCGCCGACCTCGCCGAGGCGACCGGCCTCGGCGGGATCGGCCTCGGGGGAGCCGGCCTCGGGGGGGCCGGTGGCGCGGCCGGCCGGGCGGGCGAAGCGGACCCTGCGCTGGCCGAGCGCGTGTACGCCCACGTGCTGCGCACCCTGTCCATGGAACCCATCCAGGATCTGCGCGTCGATCTTGAGGACGGTTACGGCATCCGCCCGGACGACGTGGAGGACGAGCACGCCATCGCCGCCGCTGAGGCGCTGCGGCTGGCCTCGGCGGCCGGGGCGCTGCCGGACAGCTACGGGCTGCGCCCCAAGTCGCTGGACCCGGCGGTGCGTGACCGCGGCCTGCGCAGCCTCGACCTCTTTCTCACCGCGCTCGCCGGCGACGACGGCGGCCCGCCCGGCCTGGTGATCACCCTGCCGAAGGTCAGCGCGCCGGAACAGGTCGGCGTCTTCCTCGCCGTCCTCGACGAGCTGGTGCCCCGGATCGACCTGCGCCCGCCGGCCATCGAGCTGCAGATCGAGACCCCGGCGGCCGTGCTCGCACTGCCAGCGCTGGTCGACGCCGGCCTCGGCCGGGTCACCGGGCTGCACGTGGGCACCTACGACTACTCGGCCGCGCTCGGGATCGCCGCCGAGAACCAGGCCAGCGACCACCCGGCCGTCGAGTACGCCACGACACTCATGCAGCTGGTGACCGCGGGGACGGGGATCCGCGTCGCCGACGGCTCGTCCAACCTGCTGCCCGTCGGGTCGACGGACGCGGTATGGGCCGCCTGGCGCCGGCACGCCGGGCTCGTCAGCCGGGCCTGGCGGCGTGGCCTGTATCAGGGGTGGGACCTGCACCCGGCGCAGCTCGTAAGCCGGCATGCTGCTGTGGCCGCGAACCTGCTCGCTGGCCTGCCGACCGCGCTTGCCCGGCTCGCGGCCTATGCGGAGGCCCGGTTCGCGGGGGCCGTGGCGGATGAGCCGGCTACCGCCCGGGCGCTGGCCGGGCACGTGCTGCGAGCGCTGGACGCGGGGTTGTTGGACGAGGCCGGCTTGGCCGCTGCGGATCTCGACCGCGCGGTCGTCATGAAACTGGGAGGCCGCCGCAGCTGA